A genomic stretch from Arthrobacter sp. KBS0702 includes:
- the ruvB gene encoding Holliday junction branch migration DNA helicase RuvB, with translation MAEPSLVGGGEEPEERAIEAALRPKNLHDFVGQHRVRKQLSLVLEASRMRGRSADHVLLSGPPGLGKTTLSMIIAAEMNAPLRISSGPAIQHAGDLAAILSSLSEGEVLFLDEIHRMSRPAEEMLYMAMEDFRVDIVVGKGAGATAIPLELPPFTLVGATTRAGLLPGPLRDRFGFTGHLEFYSVEELELVLRRSAGLLDLKVNSAGFSEIAGRSRGTPRIANRLLRRVRDWALVHGVEQIDARAASAALDMYEVDKRGLDRLDRAVLEALITKFGGGPVGLSTLAIAVGEETETVETVAEPYLVREGLLGRTPRGRIALAPAWTHLGFAVPPGAFGQDPLDLFRAGDADGGPAGFAADAEGEVDPEWIRNSQ, from the coding sequence GTGGCTGAGCCGTCCCTCGTCGGCGGGGGAGAGGAACCCGAGGAGCGGGCCATCGAGGCCGCCCTCCGGCCCAAGAACCTGCACGATTTCGTCGGCCAGCACCGGGTCCGCAAGCAACTCTCCCTCGTCCTGGAGGCCTCCCGGATGCGCGGCCGCAGCGCCGACCACGTGCTGCTGTCCGGCCCGCCCGGCCTGGGCAAGACCACTCTGTCCATGATCATCGCCGCCGAGATGAACGCCCCGCTTCGGATCAGCAGCGGACCGGCGATCCAGCACGCCGGGGACCTGGCCGCCATCTTGTCCTCGCTCTCCGAGGGGGAGGTTCTCTTCCTCGATGAGATCCACCGGATGTCCCGCCCGGCCGAGGAAATGCTCTACATGGCGATGGAGGATTTCCGCGTCGACATCGTGGTCGGCAAGGGTGCCGGAGCCACCGCGATTCCGCTGGAACTGCCGCCCTTCACCCTGGTGGGCGCCACCACCCGCGCCGGGCTGCTGCCCGGGCCGCTGCGGGACCGGTTTGGTTTCACCGGGCACCTGGAGTTCTATTCCGTCGAGGAGCTTGAGCTGGTGCTGCGCCGCTCGGCGGGCCTGCTGGACCTGAAGGTGAACTCGGCCGGCTTCAGTGAGATCGCCGGCCGGTCCCGGGGCACCCCCCGGATTGCCAACCGCCTGCTGCGGCGCGTCCGGGACTGGGCTCTGGTCCACGGGGTGGAGCAGATCGACGCGCGGGCAGCCTCCGCCGCCCTCGATATGTACGAAGTGGACAAGCGCGGCCTGGACCGCCTGGACCGCGCCGTCCTCGAGGCGTTGATCACGAAGTTCGGCGGCGGGCCGGTGGGCCTCTCCACCCTCGCTATCGCCGTCGGCGAGGAAACCGAAACCGTGGAAACCGTCGCCGAGCCCTACCTGGTCCGCGAGGGCCTGCTCGGCAGGACCCCACGCGGACGGATCGCGCTGGCGCCGGCGTGGACGCACCTGGGCTTCGCGGTGCCGCCGGGCGCGTTCGGCCAGGATCCGCTAGACCTCTTCCGGGCCGGCGACGCCGACGGCGGTCCGGCCGGGTTCGCGGCTGATGCTGAGGGCGAAGTCGATCCGGAATGGATCCGTAATAGTCAATAG
- the ruvA gene encoding Holliday junction branch migration protein RuvA, which produces MISFLRGTVAHVGLSSAVIDLNGAGMSVNATPQTLSRLRVGDEGKLFTSLIVREDSLTLFGFSSDDEREVFDVLLSVSGVGPRLALAVLAVHEPEAIRVAAHSGDGKAFTKVPGIGPKVAGRIVLELAGKLVPHGTPGNADGGAPAVSAEAVWKPQVVAAMTSLGWSEKDATASIDKSLADSPELAAKGNVAEILRATLRWLGQDGARAGNRVGARG; this is translated from the coding sequence TTGATCAGTTTTCTCCGCGGAACCGTAGCGCACGTCGGCCTGTCCTCGGCGGTGATCGACCTCAACGGTGCCGGCATGAGCGTCAACGCCACGCCACAGACCCTCAGCAGGCTCCGCGTCGGGGATGAAGGCAAACTGTTTACCTCCCTGATCGTGCGGGAGGACTCCCTGACGCTATTTGGCTTCTCAAGCGACGACGAACGCGAGGTCTTCGACGTGCTGCTGAGTGTCAGCGGCGTGGGGCCGCGCCTGGCGCTGGCCGTCCTGGCCGTCCACGAACCCGAAGCGATCCGTGTCGCCGCGCACTCCGGTGACGGCAAGGCGTTCACCAAGGTCCCCGGCATCGGACCCAAGGTCGCCGGCCGGATCGTGCTCGAACTGGCCGGGAAGCTGGTGCCGCACGGCACGCCGGGCAACGCGGACGGCGGCGCCCCCGCTGTGTCCGCCGAAGCCGTGTGGAAGCCGCAGGTGGTCGCTGCCATGACGAGCCTTGGCTGGTCCGAAAAGGACGCCACCGCCAGTATCGACAAGTCGCTGGCCGACTCCCCGGAACTCGCCGCGAAGGGCAATGTGGCGGAGATCCTCCGCGCCACGCTGCGCTGGCTGGGCCAGGACGGCGCGCGCGCCGGGAACCGCGTAGGCGCCCGTGGCTGA
- the ruvC gene encoding crossover junction endodeoxyribonuclease RuvC, with protein sequence MTLRVLGVDPGLTRCGIGVVDVEKNRRATMVAFGVVGTSPEESLDQRLLVIATSIDEWLDQYEPQVLAVERVFSQLNVSTVMGVAQASGVVIAAAARRGIPVALHTPSEVKAAVTGSGTSNKDAVTKLVTKILRLDAPPRPADAADALALAITHAWRAGSGAAVATTGPGSQSLTPAQRAWADAEAKARRAR encoded by the coding sequence GTGACCCTTCGCGTCCTCGGCGTCGATCCGGGCCTCACCCGCTGCGGGATCGGCGTCGTGGACGTCGAGAAGAACCGCCGGGCCACCATGGTGGCCTTCGGCGTCGTCGGCACTTCCCCGGAGGAGAGCCTGGACCAGCGCCTGCTGGTCATTGCCACCTCGATCGATGAGTGGCTGGACCAATATGAGCCGCAGGTCCTCGCCGTCGAACGTGTCTTCTCCCAGCTCAACGTCAGCACAGTGATGGGCGTTGCCCAGGCCTCCGGCGTGGTGATTGCCGCCGCCGCACGCCGGGGAATCCCCGTGGCGCTGCACACCCCCTCGGAGGTCAAAGCCGCCGTGACCGGCAGCGGGACCTCCAACAAGGACGCCGTCACCAAGCTGGTCACCAAGATCCTCCGGCTCGACGCCCCGCCGCGTCCGGCGGACGCCGCCGACGCCCTGGCGCTGGCCATCACGCATGCGTGGCGGGCTGGAAGCGGTGCGGCTGTGGCCACCACGGGACCGGGCAGCCAGTCCCTGACGCCCGCGCAGCGCGCCTGGGCCGACGCGGAGGCCAAAGCGCGCCGTGCGCGCTGA
- a CDS encoding YebC/PmpR family DNA-binding transcriptional regulator yields MSGHSKWATTKHKKAILDSRRAKSFAKLIKNIEVAARMGGPDLAGNPSLELAVTKAKKTSVPADNIDRAIKRGAGLTGEVVDYTEIMYECRGPQGSALLIECLTDNKNRAASEVRLAISRNGGTIADPGSVSYLFSRKGVVSLPKNGLTEDDVLMAVLDAGAEEVKDNGDSFEIHSEPTDLQAIRDALKEAGIDYDTDEAEFVPSMQVPLDLDAAKKFMKLVDALEELDDVQNVYSNADLSDEVQAALEAE; encoded by the coding sequence ATGTCAGGCCACTCCAAATGGGCGACGACCAAGCACAAGAAGGCCATCCTGGACAGCCGCCGGGCCAAGTCGTTCGCCAAGCTGATCAAGAACATCGAAGTTGCCGCGCGCATGGGCGGACCCGACCTCGCCGGCAACCCCAGCCTCGAACTTGCCGTCACCAAGGCCAAAAAGACCTCGGTCCCCGCTGACAACATTGACCGCGCCATCAAGCGCGGCGCCGGCCTCACCGGCGAGGTCGTGGACTACACCGAGATCATGTACGAATGCCGCGGCCCGCAGGGCTCGGCCCTGCTGATCGAGTGCCTCACGGACAACAAGAACCGTGCAGCCTCCGAGGTCCGGCTCGCCATCTCCCGCAACGGCGGCACCATCGCCGACCCCGGCTCCGTCAGCTACCTCTTCTCCCGCAAGGGTGTCGTCTCGCTGCCCAAGAACGGCCTGACCGAGGACGACGTGCTGATGGCCGTCCTCGACGCCGGCGCGGAAGAAGTCAAGGACAACGGCGACAGCTTCGAGATCCACTCCGAGCCGACCGACCTGCAGGCCATCCGCGACGCGCTCAAGGAAGCCGGGATCGACTACGACACCGACGAAGCCGAATTCGTGCCCTCCATGCAGGTGCCGCTGGACCTCGACGCCGCCAAGAAGTTCATGAAGCTCGTGGACGCCCTCGAAGAGCTCGACGACGTGCAGAACGTGTACAGCAACGCCGACCTCAGCGACGAAGTGCAGGCCGCACTGGAAGCCGAGTGA
- the pdxT gene encoding pyridoxal 5'-phosphate synthase glutaminase subunit PdxT: MTTPLTSPASRVGSGLRIGVLALQGDFREHLHAVESAGAAGIGVRRPAELDGLDGLIIPGGESTTIDKLARVFDLRDPLRERIRAGLPVYGSCAGMILLAEEIADPATDLAGNPQQTFGGLDITVRRNAFGRQRESFETDLDFKGLEFSSDGGAVAPVHAVFIRGPWVERVGAGVEVLAQVEPSKAGHPESLDGTARIVAVRSGKLLATSFHPEVTGEKRVHELFIRMIRGEA, from the coding sequence ATGACCACCCCCCTTACTTCGCCCGCTTCCCGCGTGGGATCGGGCCTGCGGATCGGCGTCCTGGCGCTCCAGGGCGACTTCCGTGAACACCTGCACGCCGTGGAATCCGCCGGCGCCGCCGGCATTGGTGTCCGCCGCCCCGCCGAGCTGGACGGACTTGATGGCCTCATCATTCCCGGCGGGGAATCGACGACCATCGACAAGCTCGCCCGGGTCTTTGACCTCCGGGATCCGTTGCGGGAACGCATCCGGGCAGGGCTTCCTGTCTACGGCTCCTGCGCCGGGATGATCCTGCTGGCCGAAGAGATCGCCGACCCCGCGACCGACCTCGCCGGAAACCCGCAGCAGACCTTCGGCGGCCTGGACATCACGGTGCGCCGCAACGCGTTCGGCCGCCAGCGCGAGTCGTTCGAGACAGACCTGGATTTCAAGGGGCTGGAGTTCAGCTCGGACGGTGGCGCAGTGGCCCCGGTGCACGCGGTGTTTATCCGCGGACCCTGGGTGGAACGCGTCGGAGCCGGCGTCGAAGTGCTGGCCCAGGTGGAACCGTCCAAGGCCGGCCACCCGGAATCCCTCGACGGGACGGCTAGAATTGTTGCAGTGCGTTCCGGCAAGCTGCTGGCCACCTCCTTCCACCCGGAAGTCACGGGGGAGAAGCGCGTGCATGAACTGTTTATTCGAATGATCAGAGGAGAAGCGTAA
- a CDS encoding Mur ligase family protein has protein sequence MLYFSVPLGKLVRRVSRLRGGGSALPGLVVEKIDPGFMQRTLSTLPLGVAVVSGTNGKTTTTKMVVELLESQGLKVFTNRTGSNFTRGVAAALLGEVDWRGRLDADVAVLELDEAHAVHFVNKVPPRYCLLLNVLRDQLDRFGEIDKTAELLQHIAAKTTGTVVLNREDPRVARIAATLDTATVNGPEVRYFGLDDSLLSTFPNDDEMRAAPGSPVPPAPAKPGADVVLRRVGADDADFEYDGATVSTGMKLRGVYNIFNAAAALTLARAITGARGTGTDHAGLLAALANVAPAFGRGESLVVDGLPLELVLVKNPSGFRLGLKSFPAAGYATMIAINDNYADGRDMSWLWDVEFDTLRDGGVDQLTGSRAYDMALRLQYDDVAIGAVDTDIAPALAAFIRGAKDKPKRIFCTYTAMLAIRRELSKITTVEVVS, from the coding sequence ATGCTCTACTTCAGCGTTCCGCTCGGCAAACTCGTCCGCCGGGTCTCCCGGCTCCGAGGCGGAGGCTCCGCTCTCCCCGGCCTGGTGGTCGAAAAAATCGACCCCGGCTTCATGCAACGGACGCTGTCCACGCTGCCCCTGGGTGTCGCCGTCGTCAGCGGCACGAACGGCAAGACCACCACCACCAAGATGGTCGTGGAGCTGCTGGAAAGCCAGGGCCTGAAGGTCTTCACCAACCGCACCGGCAGCAACTTCACCCGCGGCGTGGCCGCGGCGCTGCTGGGCGAGGTGGACTGGCGCGGCCGGCTCGACGCCGACGTCGCCGTCCTTGAACTGGACGAGGCCCACGCCGTGCACTTCGTCAACAAGGTCCCGCCGCGCTACTGCCTGCTGCTCAATGTCCTCCGCGACCAGCTGGACCGCTTTGGCGAGATCGACAAGACCGCCGAACTCCTCCAGCACATCGCGGCCAAGACCACCGGCACCGTCGTGCTGAACCGCGAGGACCCGCGAGTGGCCCGAATCGCGGCCACCCTCGATACAGCCACGGTCAACGGCCCCGAGGTCCGCTATTTCGGCCTCGACGATTCGCTGCTCAGCACCTTCCCCAATGACGACGAAATGCGCGCCGCCCCGGGCAGCCCGGTGCCGCCGGCCCCCGCCAAGCCGGGTGCCGACGTCGTCCTCCGCCGGGTGGGCGCGGACGACGCCGACTTTGAGTACGACGGCGCAACGGTCAGCACCGGGATGAAGCTGCGCGGCGTCTACAACATCTTCAACGCCGCGGCCGCGCTGACCCTGGCCCGGGCCATCACGGGCGCCCGCGGCACCGGTACCGACCACGCCGGCCTGCTGGCGGCCCTCGCCAACGTCGCGCCTGCCTTCGGCCGAGGGGAGAGCCTTGTGGTCGATGGCCTGCCGCTGGAACTTGTCCTGGTCAAGAACCCCAGCGGCTTCCGGCTCGGCCTGAAGTCCTTCCCGGCCGCCGGCTACGCCACGATGATCGCGATCAACGACAACTACGCGGACGGCCGGGACATGTCCTGGCTCTGGGACGTGGAATTCGACACCCTCCGCGACGGCGGCGTGGACCAGCTCACCGGCTCCCGCGCGTACGACATGGCGTTGCGGCTGCAGTACGACGACGTCGCGATCGGTGCCGTCGACACGGACATCGCACCCGCCCTGGCCGCGTTCATCCGCGGAGCGAAAGACAAGCCCAAGCGGATTTTCTGCACTTACACGGCCATGCTGGCCATCCGCCGCGAGCTGTCCAAAATCACCACAGTGGAGGTGGTCTCATGA
- a CDS encoding type 1 glutamine amidotransferase: MNIYGDWGNALVLAQRLRWHGYTPELLEYNVGDDFPADVDLIVGGGGQDSGQLVIQDDLLSRETVLKELAEDGTPMLVICGLYQLFGKFFKTRTGSVIPGIGILDVETHGTDERLIGNVSVASAEFGTVLGYENHSGQTTLGPGVEPLGTTAKGTGNNSSDGQEGARYRNIVASYLHGSLLPKNPALADFLIKTAVERKYGTFVPGTPDDSYAALAREHAARRPR; encoded by the coding sequence ATGAACATCTACGGCGACTGGGGCAATGCGCTGGTCCTCGCCCAGCGGCTGCGCTGGCACGGCTACACCCCCGAACTGCTCGAGTACAACGTCGGCGACGACTTCCCGGCGGACGTCGACCTGATCGTGGGCGGCGGCGGACAGGACAGCGGCCAGCTGGTCATCCAGGACGACCTGCTCTCGCGGGAGACGGTCCTCAAGGAGCTGGCCGAGGACGGCACGCCGATGCTCGTGATCTGCGGGCTTTACCAGCTGTTCGGGAAGTTCTTCAAGACCAGGACCGGCTCGGTCATCCCGGGCATTGGCATCCTGGATGTGGAGACGCACGGCACGGACGAACGGTTGATCGGCAACGTCTCGGTGGCCTCAGCCGAGTTCGGCACCGTGCTGGGCTACGAGAACCACAGCGGCCAGACCACGCTGGGCCCAGGCGTCGAGCCCCTGGGCACCACCGCCAAGGGCACCGGCAACAACAGCAGCGACGGCCAGGAGGGCGCACGCTACCGCAACATCGTGGCCAGCTACTTGCACGGCTCGCTGCTGCCCAAGAACCCGGCGCTGGCTGACTTCCTGATCAAGACGGCCGTGGAGCGCAAATACGGCACCTTCGTGCCCGGCACCCCGGACGACTCCTACGCCGCACTGGCGCGGGAGCACGCGGCCCGCCGCCCCCGCTAA
- a CDS encoding GNAT family N-acetyltransferase, whose translation MTLIARDSPARPDVRRLLDEHLADMFATSPAESVHALDHGALAGPDITFWTARGDGGVLLGCGALRDLGAGEGEIKSMRTARPARGRGVAALLLGRILDEAGQRGYRRLLLETGSQQFFDPARRLYARHGFVPCPPFAGYQPDPNSVFMARSLPDSLPG comes from the coding sequence ATGACCCTGATCGCCCGCGACAGCCCCGCACGCCCCGACGTCCGGCGCCTCCTGGATGAGCACCTGGCGGACATGTTCGCGACGTCGCCGGCCGAAAGTGTGCACGCCCTCGACCACGGGGCACTGGCCGGCCCGGACATCACCTTCTGGACGGCCCGCGGCGACGGCGGGGTGCTGCTCGGCTGCGGGGCGCTGAGGGACCTCGGAGCGGGCGAAGGCGAGATCAAGTCGATGCGGACAGCGCGGCCCGCGCGCGGTCGCGGCGTTGCCGCCCTGCTCCTGGGCCGGATCCTGGACGAGGCCGGACAGCGCGGTTACCGCCGCTTGCTCCTTGAGACCGGGTCGCAGCAGTTCTTCGACCCGGCGCGGAGGCTCTACGCACGGCACGGATTTGTCCCGTGCCCGCCGTTTGCCGGCTACCAGCCGGATCCCAACAGCGTGTTCATGGCCCGCAGCCTGCCGGACAGCCTGCCCGGCTGA
- a CDS encoding alpha/beta fold hydrolase yields the protein MDTLMERRRSVAARGAELAVFEYGRQPGPDVPTLVFVHGYPDDHRVFLPAIRELVPTHHVVAYDTRNAGASAVVGSPGDFTLAALVDDLFAVLADAGAGPVHLVGHDWGSIQCWAAVQDPRAAALIRRYTSISGPDLRHFSRWVRARIRNPRAWRQLAGQLMRSWYIGAFLAPVLPEAAWRLYLTRRYEQLAKRDVGNDPVRGLALYRANFGAGRNRAAKPAAPARVTMPVQVVVPARDPFLSPDLVEGLEDWVEDLTVVTVDNGHWWPATRPAELARLLRNSDAGA from the coding sequence ATGGACACCTTGATGGAACGACGGCGGAGCGTCGCGGCGCGCGGGGCCGAGCTGGCCGTGTTCGAATACGGCCGGCAGCCGGGCCCGGACGTGCCGACCCTGGTGTTCGTCCACGGCTATCCGGACGACCACCGGGTGTTCCTGCCGGCCATCCGGGAGCTCGTGCCGACGCACCACGTGGTCGCCTATGACACGCGCAACGCCGGCGCGTCCGCCGTCGTGGGCAGCCCGGGTGACTTCACGCTGGCAGCGCTGGTGGACGACCTGTTCGCCGTCCTCGCGGACGCCGGCGCCGGCCCGGTCCACCTGGTGGGTCATGACTGGGGGTCGATCCAGTGCTGGGCAGCGGTGCAGGACCCTCGAGCCGCCGCCCTGATCCGCCGGTATACGAGCATCTCCGGCCCGGACCTGCGTCACTTCTCGCGCTGGGTGCGCGCACGGATCCGTAACCCGCGTGCCTGGCGTCAACTGGCCGGGCAGCTGATGCGCAGCTGGTACATCGGCGCCTTCCTGGCACCGGTGCTGCCCGAGGCCGCCTGGCGGCTGTACCTCACCCGCCGTTACGAGCAACTGGCCAAACGCGACGTCGGGAACGACCCGGTCCGCGGACTGGCGCTCTACCGGGCCAACTTCGGTGCCGGCCGGAACCGGGCCGCCAAGCCGGCCGCACCTGCCAGGGTCACCATGCCGGTGCAGGTGGTGGTGCCGGCCAGGGACCCGTTCCTCTCCCCGGATCTGGTGGAGGGCCTGGAAGACTGGGTGGAGGACCTGACCGTAGTGACGGTGGACAACGGCCACTGGTGGCCGGCAACCCGTCCCGCGGAGTTGGCCAGGCTGCTCCGGAACAGCGACGCCGGCGCCTGA
- a CDS encoding CapA family protein: protein MGTLCSLLHRWLRGPLSGQRIGRIRRYPGIRRFGAAAAALALVASVASCGVWAESSAGSQGQAGGSGPAPAASAGSSAPGSTPGTAPGTAVPTSTSTPTPTPTPGKGPACAAVRCTSVLMTGDMLVHAQLWDQGRADALATGAKGLDFAPLLAGQRRYIEKSDLAICHQETPVATPAGPFSAYPSFNVPPQIAAAVRQTGYQACTTASNHTIDRGTAGLVRTLDALDAAGLQHTGSYRSAADAQGVMILQTAAAKVAVIEGTYGLNGQVPEAAWQVDMLDPGAMIAKARKARSLGADIVLGAMHAGDEYASVPNAEQQRVAHALADSGQFTMVYGHHTHSVLPIERYKGTWIVYGLGNGITELSPSYVVNNEGLLVRAQFSQDAAGTWTASDLAWAPSVIVRGPYRWCSVAADAPQGLCAGAAADAATRLRTKTVVEAMGAAAAGAHELLITKER from the coding sequence ATGGGGACTCTTTGCTCGCTGTTGCACCGATGGCTGCGCGGACCACTTTCCGGCCAGCGGATCGGGCGTATCCGTCGGTACCCGGGGATCCGGCGGTTCGGCGCGGCGGCGGCCGCACTGGCGCTCGTCGCGTCCGTGGCCTCGTGCGGAGTCTGGGCAGAGAGTTCGGCCGGAAGCCAGGGGCAAGCCGGGGGATCCGGGCCGGCCCCGGCGGCCTCCGCGGGAAGTTCCGCGCCGGGGTCCACGCCCGGGACGGCGCCCGGCACGGCTGTCCCGACGTCGACGTCGACGCCGACGCCGACGCCGACGCCGGGGAAAGGCCCGGCCTGCGCCGCTGTCCGCTGCACCTCCGTCCTGATGACCGGCGACATGCTGGTCCACGCCCAGCTCTGGGACCAGGGCCGGGCCGACGCCCTCGCCACCGGTGCCAAGGGCCTTGACTTCGCTCCGCTCCTGGCGGGCCAGCGCCGGTACATCGAGAAGAGCGACCTGGCAATCTGCCACCAGGAAACCCCGGTGGCCACCCCCGCCGGGCCCTTCTCGGCATATCCCTCGTTCAACGTCCCCCCGCAGATCGCCGCCGCCGTCCGGCAGACGGGTTACCAGGCCTGCACCACCGCGAGCAACCACACGATTGACCGCGGCACCGCGGGGCTGGTCCGCACGCTGGATGCCCTCGATGCTGCCGGGCTGCAGCACACCGGCTCCTACCGCAGCGCGGCCGACGCCCAGGGGGTCATGATCCTGCAGACCGCGGCGGCAAAGGTTGCCGTGATCGAGGGCACCTACGGCTTGAACGGACAGGTCCCGGAGGCTGCGTGGCAGGTGGACATGCTCGACCCCGGCGCCATGATCGCGAAGGCCCGCAAGGCGAGGTCCCTCGGTGCCGACATCGTGCTGGGTGCGATGCACGCCGGGGACGAGTATGCGAGCGTGCCCAACGCCGAACAACAGCGCGTCGCGCACGCCCTCGCGGACAGCGGCCAGTTCACCATGGTCTACGGCCACCACACCCACTCGGTGCTGCCGATTGAACGCTACAAGGGGACCTGGATTGTCTACGGCCTCGGCAACGGGATCACCGAGCTCTCGCCGAGCTACGTGGTGAACAACGAGGGACTGCTGGTCCGGGCCCAGTTCAGCCAGGATGCCGCCGGCACCTGGACCGCGTCCGACCTGGCCTGGGCGCCGTCGGTGATTGTCCGCGGACCCTACCGCTGGTGTTCGGTCGCCGCCGACGCCCCGCAGGGACTCTGCGCCGGGGCCGCCGCGGACGCGGCCACCAGGCTGCGGACCAAGACCGTGGTCGAAGCGATGGGAGCGGCCGCGGCGGGCGCCCACGAACTGCTGATCACGAAGGAGCGGTAG
- a CDS encoding M3 family metallopeptidase yields MTNPLLSPSPLPYGLPPFADIEVRHYAEAVEAGLAEHLAEIQSIVEDPEPATFENTAMAMERSGQLLQRAAASFFTLVSADASDEIRELETRLSPRFSAHQDAVYLNRGLFERFAAINTDRLDAESSRLVDEYLKEFRQSGIQLDDPGQERLKAINAELSTLGTEFGQRVKEGMKSASLLLDDAAELAGLPADDVASAAEAARTAGHEGKFLLTLIQPSNQPALAALENREVRRRLYEASIGRGSGGGSLDVLDLVKDMVRLRAEKARLLGFANFAELSVDQQTAPDFEAVQAMMNRLAPAAVRNADAEAEALAEVAGHPLEAWDWAFYSARVKRERYSVDEQALRPYFELDRVLNDGVFFAANALYGITFHERTDLAGYHPDVRVWEVKNSDGTDLGLFLGDYYTRDSKRGGAWMNSLVEQSGLLNTRPVVINNLNISKPPAGEPTLLTLDELRTTFHEFGHALHGLFSSVTYPRFAGTSVPRDFVEYPSQVNEMWIMWPEVLANYARHHTTGEPLPQDAVDKLNAAALWGEGFGTTEYLGAALLDLAWHVLDGTDIPEDALEFEAKALAAAGVAHSLIPPRYRTGYFQHIFAGGWYAAGYYSYIWSEVLDAETVEWFKENGGLNRANGDFFRAELLSRGNSRDPLESFRAFRGRDAQLEPLLKRRGLD; encoded by the coding sequence ATGACCAATCCCCTCCTGAGCCCCAGCCCCCTGCCCTACGGACTGCCGCCCTTCGCGGACATCGAGGTCCGGCACTACGCCGAAGCGGTCGAAGCCGGCCTGGCCGAACACCTCGCCGAGATCCAGTCGATCGTGGAGGACCCTGAACCGGCGACCTTCGAGAACACGGCGATGGCCATGGAACGCTCCGGGCAGCTGCTGCAGCGGGCCGCCGCGTCCTTCTTCACGCTGGTCTCTGCGGACGCCTCGGACGAAATCCGCGAGCTGGAGACCCGCCTCTCCCCGCGCTTCTCGGCCCACCAGGACGCTGTGTACCTGAACCGGGGCCTGTTCGAGCGTTTCGCCGCCATCAACACCGACCGGCTCGACGCCGAATCAAGCCGGCTGGTGGACGAGTACCTCAAGGAGTTCCGCCAGTCAGGCATCCAGCTCGACGATCCGGGCCAGGAACGACTCAAAGCCATCAACGCCGAGCTGTCCACCCTGGGGACCGAGTTCGGCCAGCGGGTCAAGGAAGGCATGAAGTCCGCCTCGCTGCTCCTGGACGACGCCGCGGAGCTCGCAGGCCTCCCCGCGGACGACGTCGCCAGCGCCGCCGAAGCCGCGCGCACCGCCGGGCATGAGGGCAAGTTCCTGCTCACCCTGATCCAGCCCAGCAACCAGCCGGCCCTGGCGGCCCTGGAGAACCGGGAGGTGCGGCGTCGGCTCTATGAAGCGTCGATCGGACGCGGCAGCGGCGGCGGCAGCCTCGATGTGCTGGACCTGGTGAAGGACATGGTGCGGCTCCGCGCCGAAAAAGCCCGGCTGCTCGGCTTCGCCAATTTTGCCGAGCTCAGCGTGGACCAGCAGACCGCCCCCGACTTCGAAGCCGTGCAGGCCATGATGAACCGGCTGGCCCCGGCGGCCGTCCGGAACGCCGACGCCGAGGCGGAAGCCCTGGCCGAGGTTGCCGGACACCCGCTTGAGGCCTGGGACTGGGCCTTCTACTCGGCCCGGGTCAAGCGTGAACGGTATTCCGTGGACGAACAGGCCCTGCGGCCGTACTTTGAGCTGGACCGCGTCCTGAACGACGGCGTGTTCTTCGCCGCCAACGCCCTCTACGGCATCACCTTCCACGAACGCACCGACCTGGCGGGCTACCACCCGGACGTCCGGGTCTGGGAAGTGAAGAACTCCGACGGCACCGACCTCGGCCTGTTCCTGGGCGACTACTACACGCGGGATTCCAAGCGCGGCGGAGCCTGGATGAACTCGCTCGTAGAGCAGTCCGGACTGCTGAACACCCGTCCCGTGGTGATCAACAACCTCAACATCTCCAAGCCGCCGGCCGGCGAACCCACGCTGCTGACCCTGGACGAGCTGCGGACCACCTTCCACGAATTCGGCCACGCCCTGCACGGGCTGTTCTCCTCGGTCACCTACCCGCGGTTCGCCGGAACTTCCGTGCCGCGCGACTTCGTCGAGTACCCCTCGCAGGTCAACGAGATGTGGATCATGTGGCCCGAGGTGCTGGCCAACTACGCCCGGCACCACACCACCGGGGAGCCGCTGCCGCAGGACGCCGTGGACAAGCTCAACGCGGCGGCCCTGTGGGGCGAGGGCTTCGGCACCACCGAATACCTCGGCGCGGCCCTCCTGGACCTCGCCTGGCACGTGCTCGACGGCACGGACATCCCGGAGGACGCGCTAGAGTTCGAGGCCAAGGCCCTGGCCGCGGCCGGGGTGGCGCACAGCCTCATCCCGCCGCGCTACCGCACCGGTTACTTCCAGCACATCTTCGCCGGCGGCTGGTACGCGGCCGGGTACTACTCCTACATCTGGAGCGAGGTGCTCGATGCCGAAACGGTCGAATGGTTCAAGGAGAACGGCGGCCTCAACCGCGCGAACGGCGACTTCTTCCGGGCCGAACTGCTCTCCCGGGGCAATAGCCGCGACCCGCTGGAATCCTTCCGCGCCTTCCGCGGCCGCGATGCCCAGCTCGAACCGCTCCTGAAGCGCCGCGGCCTCGACTGA